The nucleotide sequence CCTGCGTCACGACCGCGACCGCGGTCGCGAACCGGCGCAGCGTGCGCACGGTGACGCTGCCGTCCGGGTTCAGGTGCGCGCCCAGGACGCTGTGCGGGTCGTGGTGGCGGCCCTCGGACACGGCGGCCAGCACGTGCTCGGCCACGTGCACCGGTCCCGCAGGGGCCACGTCGTGGCCGGCCGGGACGGCGCGGGACTTCTGGACGGGGTCGGATCGGTCCTGCGGAGTGCTGGCGCTCACTGCGTCCTCGATTTCCGTTCCCGCTGCCGCAGGGATGAGCCGCGCGGAGCGGGAGCTGTCGTCGTCGTGGTCGGTGCCGGGGGCGGGGTCCGCACCGGCGGTATCAGGGTTCACGCTACGCGACCGGAGGCTCTCCAGTGAACGGCGAACCGCCGCTGCCGGGACGTCCACCCAGTCGGGGCGGTTGCGCTGCTCGTAGACGACCTCATACAGGGCCTTGTCCAGCCACAGCGCCTGGAACAGCGGGGAACCGCGGTCCACCGGGTGCCCGGCGCCCTGCTCGTAGCCCGCCAGGAACGCGTCGCCGGCGCGCCGGCCCCACGCCTCGGCGTCCGCCGCGCCGGCACGGGCGCCGAAGGCGGCGGCGTAGTCGAAGGAGCGCAGCATGCCGACCACGTCGCGCAGGGCGACGTCCGGCCGGGTGCGCTCCTCGATGGCGCGCAGGGGCTCCCCCTCGAAGTCGAGCACCTTGAACTGCCCGTCCTCGGTCTGCAGGACCTGGCCCAGGTGGTAGTCGCCGTGGATGCGCTGCAGCGGGGGCAGCTCCGGCACGTCGTCGAGGGAGGTGATCAGCTGGTCGAGGGCGGCCGAGTGCTCCGAGAACAGGGAGCCGGTCTCCGTGCGGGCCCAGCGCAGGCGTCCGCCGAGGTCGTTCAGGAGGCGGGCGCGGGCGTCGTCGTCGGGGACGTCCGCGCCGAACGCGCGGCCCAGGTCGCGGTGCACGCGCGCGGTGGTGCGGCCCAGTTCGCGGGCCTCCTCGGTGAAGTCCGTGCCCTGCTCCGCGGCCTCGACGGCCCGGCCCCACGCGTCGGCGGAGCCGGCGAGGAACTCGGTGGCCACGGCCAGCTGGCCCTGCACGGTGCTCAGCCCGGTGCGCCAGCGGGCGTCGAGCCACCCGAAGGTGCTCGGCACCGCGGGGCAGCCGAGCGCGGTGAGCTCGCGACCCACCTCCACGTCCGGGTTGTCGCCCTCCCCCAGCACGCGGAAGAACTTCACGATCACGGCGTCGGCGTCCGCCCGGCCCGCGGGCGGGGTGAGGATCACCGAGGAGTTCGACTGCTCGCTCGAGATCACGCGGACCTGCGCGGGCGTCTCGACCGCGTAGGGGACGCGCAGCACGTCGGCGTGCGCGCCCGTCACGGTCAGCCCCAGCGGGCCCGAGCTGAGCTGCTCCGCGCGCTGCATGAGCCCCAGGACCGGCCCGACGAACGCCGGGTCGCCGACCCCGTCGTAGACCCAGGGGCCGGCCACGGCGTCCTCCGCACCGGGCAGCGGCAGCCCGGTGCGGTGGGCCACGGCACGGCCGGCGCGGGCGGCCCGGTCCCGGAGGAAGCGCGCGGCCCGGCGCGGGGTGGCGGTCTCCTCCGCCGGGACGCCCGTCCCGGCGTCCTCGGCCGCGGCGGGCGCCAGCTCGCCGACGAGGAAGCGCTCGGCGCCCTCCAGGGGCGCGGCGCGGAAGCTCAGCGGCACCTGGAGCAGCTCGGTGCGCGCCCCCTCGGAGGCCTCGACCAGCAGGAGCCGGGCGCCGGCGCCCTCCTGGTCCGGGAGGGCCAGCTGGGCGACGACCCGCAGCTCCGTGCCCGCACCGCCGTCCGCGAAGGGGAACCACCGCTGCCGCGGCAGCCACCGGCGCAGGAGGTCGAGGAGCTCGTGGGGGTGCTGGTCGGTCATGGGATCGGGTCCTTCCGGGACGGGCGAGGAGGTGGCCGGACGCACGGACGCGCTCAGGACTTGGTGGCGGTGATGATCGGCATGGCCGTGGTCTGGGGGGACGTGCCGTCGTCGCGGGGAGCGGCCCGGAGGCGCAGCCAGAAGAAGTCCTGGCTGCCGAGGGTGATGCGGTACTCCCCGGCCTCGTCCACCTCGCCGAACAGGTCGCCGCCGAAGAGCTCGCGCAGCCCGCGGCCCGCGAACTGGGGCAACCGGATCCGGGCGCACGCCGGGGTGTGCGCGAGGTTGAACAGGCACAGCACGGTCTCGCCGCGCCCGTCGTCGGCCTCCTCGTCGGGGAGCACGCGCAGGAACGCGAGCACGGAGTCGTGGTCCGTCTCCACGCCGACGTACGAGCCGAGGCCGAACGCCGGGTGCGCCTTGCGCACCGCGAGCATCTGGCGCATCCAGTGCAGCAGGGACGACGACGACGCCAGCTGCGCCTCCACGTTGACCTGGTTGTAGTGGTAGACCAGCGACTGCACCACGGGCAGGTACAGCTTGCCCGGGTCCGCCTTGGAGAACCCGGCGTTGCGGTCCGGGGTCCACTGCATGGGGGTGCGGGACGCGTCGCGGTCGTCGAGCCAGATGTTGTCGCCCATCCCGATCTCGTCCCCGTAGTACAGGAACGGGCTGCCCGGCAGGGACAGGAGCAGGGCGTGGATCAGCTCGATCTCGGCCCGCGAGTTGTCCAGCAGGGGGGCCAGGCGGCGGCGGATGCCCACGTTGGCGCGCATGCGCGAGTCGGGGGCGTACCAGCCGAGCATCGCCTGGCGCTCCTCGGTGGTCACCATCTCGAGGGTCAGCTCGTCGTGGTTGCGCAGGAACGTGCCCCACTGGGTGCCGCGCGGGATGTCCGGCGTCTCCCGCATGGTCTCCACGATCGGGGCGGCCTTCTGGTCCCGCAGCGCGTAGAAGATCCGCGGCATGATCGGGAAGTGGAAGCACATGTGGCACTCGGGGTCCTGCTCGCTCCCGAAGTACTCCACCACCTCGTGCGGCATCTGGTTCGCCTCGGCGATCACCACGCGCCC is from Kocuria rosea and encodes:
- the treS gene encoding maltose alpha-D-glucosyltransferase; amino-acid sequence: MSISPYSLNAPGISHDPDWFRKAVFYEVLVRAFSDANGDGSGDFSGLIDKLDYLQWLGIDCLWLPPFFESPLRDGGYDISDYYSVLDEFGTISDFKRLVAEAHARGLRVIIDLPLNHTSDQHPWFQASREDPEGPYGDFYVWSDTDELYQDARIIFVDTEESNWTFDPIRRQFFWHRFFSHQPDLNFENPAVVEAVHDVVKFWLDMGIDGFRADAIPYLIEEEGTNCENLPGTHDFLVELRRMIDDQYPGRVVIAEANQMPHEVVEYFGSEQDPECHMCFHFPIMPRIFYALRDQKAAPIVETMRETPDIPRGTQWGTFLRNHDELTLEMVTTEERQAMLGWYAPDSRMRANVGIRRRLAPLLDNSRAEIELIHALLLSLPGSPFLYYGDEIGMGDNIWLDDRDASRTPMQWTPDRNAGFSKADPGKLYLPVVQSLVYHYNQVNVEAQLASSSSLLHWMRQMLAVRKAHPAFGLGSYVGVETDHDSVLAFLRVLPDEEADDGRGETVLCLFNLAHTPACARIRLPQFAGRGLRELFGGDLFGEVDEAGEYRITLGSQDFFWLRLRAAPRDDGTSPQTTAMPIITATKS